A segment of the Butyrivibrio fibrisolvens genome:
CATCTGATTTTGATTCGGAAAAAGAGACTCAATCCTCAAGTCTTAACTATGAAAATTCAAATCTAAATCCAAAATACAGATTTGATACTTTTGTAGTAGGATCCAATAATAAATTCGCGCATTCTGCATCCCTTGCAGTAGCTGAGTCTCCAGGAGAAAGCTATAATCCTCTTTTCCTGTATGGAGGTCCCGGACTGGGTAAGACTCACCTTATGCATTCCATCGGTCACTTCATTATGGAGCATAATTCATCTGCAAAGGTTTTATATGTAACATCGGAAGCTTTTACTAACGAAGTTATCGAATCCATCCGTTCCGGTAAGCAGGAATCAATGTCCAAGCTTCGTGAGAAGTATCGTACAGTTGATGTACTTATGGTCGATGATGTTCAGTTTATTATAGGAAAAGAGTCTACGCAGGAAGAATTTTTCCACACCTTTAATGAGCTTCACCAGGCTGGAAAACAGATAATTCTTTCTTCAGACCGTCCTCCAAAGGAAATGGAAACACTCGAAGAAAGGTTCAGATCCCGTTTCGAAATGGGACTTATCGCTGATATCCAGGCACCTGATTATGAGACAAGAATGGCGATTCTTCGTAAAAATGCAGAGAACTTCGGTAATCACATCGATGATGAGATCCTTGAGTATATAGCTACAAATATCAAGAGTAATATCCGTGAGCTTGAGGGTGCTTTTAATAAGATAATCGCATACTCTCGTCTTAATAATGTAGAGATCAATATTGATAATGTAAAAGAAGCTTTGAGAGACATCATCTCTCCTGAAGAAAATAAGATCATCACTCCGCAGCTTATCGTAAACACTGTATGTGAGCAGTACGGCGTAAGACAGGAGGATGTTGTATCCAGAAAACGTAACTCAGAGATCGTTCTTCCAAGACAGATCATTATGTTCCTTTGCAGGGAGATGACAGATATATCACTTGAAGAGATTGGAAGGATCCTTGGTAAAAAAGACCATACCACAGTCATGTCGGGTATAAGTCGTATAAAAGCCAAGCTTTCTACAGATGAGGATCTTGTTAAGAATGTGGATATAATCAAGAAAAAGCTTGGACCGACATCCTGATAGATCTTAAAAGTGGAAAATATATTTTATTTATTCACTTTTTTGCACAGTTCGTGTCCTATTTATCAACAGTCTTTTCATTGTAAAAAAGCATGTAAAATTGTATAATAATAAAGGTTTTGCACT
Coding sequences within it:
- the dnaA gene encoding chromosomal replication initiator protein DnaA translates to MLSDEITSILSDSWDHVKDAVREESGITDISYRTWIEPLSFYEYNGGVVFILIPSDNSIAHNYIMTHYQNFFKVAISELIGEAVDVSFILQKDANINNEKTSDFDSEKETQSSSLNYENSNLNPKYRFDTFVVGSNNKFAHSASLAVAESPGESYNPLFLYGGPGLGKTHLMHSIGHFIMEHNSSAKVLYVTSEAFTNEVIESIRSGKQESMSKLREKYRTVDVLMVDDVQFIIGKESTQEEFFHTFNELHQAGKQIILSSDRPPKEMETLEERFRSRFEMGLIADIQAPDYETRMAILRKNAENFGNHIDDEILEYIATNIKSNIRELEGAFNKIIAYSRLNNVEINIDNVKEALRDIISPEENKIITPQLIVNTVCEQYGVRQEDVVSRKRNSEIVLPRQIIMFLCREMTDISLEEIGRILGKKDHTTVMSGISRIKAKLSTDEDLVKNVDIIKKKLGPTS